From the genome of Pseudarthrobacter sp. NIBRBAC000502772:
CTCGACGGCGTCAGTGAGTACGACATTCGCCGTCCGATGACGCCCACAGCTACCAACCTCCTGGGGCTGGTCAAGCACGTCGGTGGCGTGCAATTGGAATACTTCAGCGACGTCTTCGGCAGACCGCACGGCCGGGAAGTGCCCTGGTTGTCTGAAGCTGGGGAGGTTGACGATGATATGTGGGCAACGGCCGACGAGAGCCGGGCAGACATCATTGACTTCTACCATTTCTCCGCTCGACAAAGCGACGCGACAATAGAGTCACTCAGCCTCGACTCTGCAGGTGAAGTACCTTGGTGGACGCCCGAGCGCCGACGTGTGAACCTCCATCAGATCCTGGTTCACGTGATTGTCGAGACAGCCCGGCATGCAGGGCATGCCGACATTTTGCGCGAGCTGATCGACGGCACAGCGGGCAACGGACCCCAAGATCCGAACGTACCAAGCCGCACATCTGACGAATGGGCTGCCTATCGGTCCCGGATCGAGGCCGCTGCACGCCAAGCCGGACGATAAATCCAGCGCCTACGAAAGTTCGGACACGTGATCAGTTGGGAACCATGGACTCGAAGTATGTGCGCTACCAGGCAGGCATCGCCAATGGCCGTGGACGCTACCCGGGCATCTTCAATCTCGCCAACGGCTTAGCAAACGGCGGCAGACTCAGCACCCAGGACCGGGCTTCCTGGCGGCGCTCAAATGACCACTACGATTCCGCATATTTGAACCCGTCGACGGTGGATAAATCGATATACGACCATGCAATCAACCCAACAGCGGAGGCTTGGTTCAAGTGCACAGCTGTGCATTTGCTCGTCCGCGTTGAGTTCTACACGGACCTCCTGAGCCGGTATGACGTTGGGTGGCAGGTGCTCCATTCAAACGATCCAGGGCGGCTGTTGTATGAAGACGACGTCCAGGTAATTGTCGCGCCCCATGAACGGGAGTGGCCTCAAGTTGCACCTTATGATGCTGGAATGGGGGAAAACTTTGGCGGGAATGAGCCTGCGAAAACACAAACCGATCTACGTTGAGACCAGCATCCGCGCCCCTATGGAACACGTATGGGCTCTTAGCCAGGACCCCGCAATGCACGCCCGGTGGGATCTGCGATTCTCCCAGATAGTCCCCACCGGAGGAGATGATCAGGGACTTCTCCATTTTCGTTACGAGTTCCGCCTCCCACTACACATTATCCGGGGGAACGGAACATCGCTGGGGCATAGGCATCGATCCGATGGGCGGGCAACATCGCTGCTGAAGTTCGATACTGCCGACCCCTTCTCTCCTATCGGGTCTGGTTCGGGGTATTGGCGGTATGTGCCGATAGAGGATGGTCTTCGGTTTATCACGGGGTACAACTATCAGCCGGGAATGGGCGCTCTCGGCAAAGTCCTGGACTCGCACGTGTTCCGGCCCGCTCTGGGTTGGGCAACAGCAATAAGCTTCGACCGCCTGAGGCTGTGGGCGGAGGCAGACCTGGATCCCAGAGACTGCCGCAACCGGTGGTTTGTCGACGCCGCAGCGAGAGCAGGCGGCGTCCTGGCAGCCGGCGCCCTGCTCCGCAGGGCCCTCACCAGTCGAACCGCTGGCCTGGCAGCCCTGGGAGTGACGGT
Proteins encoded in this window:
- a CDS encoding DinB family protein translates to MDQKADLLGYLRLRRADLLAKLDGVSEYDIRRPMTPTATNLLGLVKHVGGVQLEYFSDVFGRPHGREVPWLSEAGEVDDDMWATADESRADIIDFYHFSARQSDATIESLSLDSAGEVPWWTPERRRVNLHQILVHVIVETARHAGHADILRELIDGTAGNGPQDPNVPSRTSDEWAAYRSRIEAAARQAGR